One genomic region from Diabrotica undecimpunctata isolate CICGRU chromosome 9, icDiaUnde3, whole genome shotgun sequence encodes:
- the LOC140449955 gene encoding lipase member H-like: MIKSSAKSLAFTGPSKVKIENKTFQSYSVNRKLCPGIDPLRDTIFELYTRRNPKEPQILRTNDIAALTKSNIDYGQPTVIFFHGFMDSSHSNNSITFKDAYLHIGDFNIILVNNERLLAGIDYITAVLNCKPIGKFSAKFIDFLVVQGLQLSSLHLIGMSLGAQIAGLTNKTMKSGKPARVTGLDPSGLLFHSLPKSQKIGIGDGKFVDIIHTNAGFFGDYEAVGNLNIWVNGGMKQPGCFKQPTNVSLFKYVFCSHSTAFKVYIKSLYEPNRFLITKCRNYPTYLSGACSNENTTFIGEYIDQTLRGNFFINTMDTALTV; this comes from the exons ATGATTAAGTCATCTGCAAAGAGTCTAGCTTTTACTG GTCCATCAAAGGTAAAGATCGAAAACAAAACATTCCAATCGTATTCTGTAAATAGAAAACTTTGTCCCGGAATAGATCCTCTTAGAGATACAATCTTTGAGTTGTATACAAg AAGAAATCCTAAAGAACCACAGATTCTACGTACTAATGATATTGCAGCATTAACGAAATCAAATATAGATTATGGTCAACCTACAGTTATTTTCTTCCACGGATTTATGGACTCTTCGCATTCCAATAATTCAATAACATTTAAAGATG CTTATCTACATATCGGTGATTTCAACATTATCTTAGTAAACAACGAACGATTGTTAGCGGGAATAGACTATATCACAGCAGTCCTAAATTGCAAACCGATTGGAAAATTTTCCGCAAAATTTATAGATTTTTTAGTAGTCCAAGGTTTACAACTGTCTTCATTGCACCTTATCGGAATGAGTCTGGGGGCTCAAATAGCTGGTTTGACGAACAAAACTATGAAATCTGGAAAGCCTGCACGAGTGACTG GTCTAGACCCATCCGGACTACTTTTCCATTCGCTCCCAAAATCCCAAAAAATTGGTATTGGAGATGGCAAATTCGTTGATATTATACACACCAACGCTGGCTTTTTTGGAGATTACGAAGCTGTTGGAAATTTAAATATATGGGTCAATGGTGGAATGAAACAACCTGGGTGCTTTAAACAACCAACGAATGTTTCTTTATTTAAGTATG TATTTTGTAGTCATTCGACAGCATTCAAGGTTTATATTAAATCACTCTATGAACCAAATCGCTTTTTGATAACCAAATGCAGGAATTATCCTACATATCTTAGTGGAGCCTGTTCAAATGAAAATACTACCTTCATTGGTGAATATATCGACCAAAC
- the LOC140450085 gene encoding lipase member H-like, which produces MLIQGVLNVTLCALYAQPGPPKIQLQNDTFQLYSINRRLCPEIDSFRDTIFELYTRLNPEVPQILRINDVAALQNSNINYNRPTVFFFHGFLESSQSDNAVQIRNAYLHIGDYNVILVNNERLLAGLDFLTAALNCEPIGKFSAKFVDFLVVQGLQLSSLHIIGMSLGAQIAGLMGKNIKSGKAARVTGLDPAGPVFVLLPKSQRIGAGDGEFVDILHTNAYFNGDSNSIGDLDIWYNGGIKQPGCSVFDILKRKGLSLPEFVFCNHFQAYRTYVQSLYEPERFLITKCKNYPAYLNGECLNGNTTYIGEYIDQTQRGNFYIKTGPTALNV; this is translated from the exons atgttaattcaGGGAGTGTTGAATGTGACTCTTTGTGCACTTTATGCCCAACCAG GTCCGCCAAAGATACAACTTCAAAATGACACATTCCAATTGTATTCTATAAATAGAAGACTATGTCCAGAAATAGATTCTTTTAGAGATACAATATTTGAGTTGTATACAAG ATTAAATCCTGAAGTACCCCAGATTTTACGTATTAATGATGTTGCAGCGTTacaaaattcaaatataaactataATCGGCCTACGGTTTTTTTCTTCCATGGATTTTTGGAATCATCACAGTCTGATAATGCGGTACAAATCAGAAATG cATATCTGCACATCGGTGATTACAACGTTATCCTAGTAAATAACGAAAGATTGCTAGCAGGCTTAGATTTCTTAACGGCTGCTTTAAACTGTGAACCGATTGGAAAATTTTCCGCAAAATTTGTAGATTTCTTAGTTGTCCAAGGTCTACAACTGTCTTCACTGCATATTATCGGCATGAGTCTGGGGGCTCAAATAGCTGGATTGATGGGAAAAAATATTAAGTCTGGAAAAGCTGCACGAGTAACAG GCCTAGACCCAGCCGGACCAGTTTTTGTACTCCTACCAAAATCCCAAAGAATCGGTGCCGGAGACGGTGAGTTCGTTGATATTTTACACACTAATGCCTACTTTAATGGAGATTCCAATTCTATTGGAGATTTAGATATATGGTATAATGGTGGAATAAAACAACCAGGTTGTTCAGTTTTCGACATTCTGAAAAGAAAAGGATTGTCTCTACCGGAGTttg tATTTTGCAACCATTTTCAAGCATACAGAACTTACGTCCAATCACTTTATGAACCAGAAcgatttttaataacaaaatgtaAGAATTATCCCGCTTACCTTAATGGAGAATGTTTAAATGGAAATACTACCTATATTGGTGAATATATTGACCAAAC CCAAAGAggaaatttttacataaaaactGGCCCTACAGCTCTAAATGTTTAA